CATACATCACACCATACACTTTACCCATGAAAAAACAATTTGCAGAAACCCGCGCACCTAAAAATCTCGACAAGGAAAAAGCCAAACAGCAAACCGGAAAATGGGTGGAAGAAATTGGCGAATTGCAGAAGATTTTCCACGCACAGGGCAAATACAGTTTGCTGATTGTGCTGCAGGGGCTGGATGCGTCGGGCAAAGACGGACTGATTGGTAAAGTGTTTGACGCCGTAAACCCGCTGGGCTGCACCGTAAAAGCCTTTAAAGCGCCCACGCCCGAAGAACGTGCGCACGATTTCCTCTGGCGTGTGCATCAGGCCACACCGGCGGCGGGCATGATACAGATTTTCAACCGCTCGCATTACGAAGATGTGCTGGTGCCGTGGGTAGAAGGATGGATTGATGAAAAAACGCTGCTCAAACGCTACAAAGCCATCAACAATTTCGAAGAGCTGCTGGCCGATAACAATACTGTGGTGCTGAAATTCATGCTCAACGTATCGCGCGAGGAGCAGAAAGAACGCCTGATGGAGCGCCGCACCGATCCCACCAAATTCTGGAAACACAGCGACGGCGACTGGGAAACCGCCAAAAAATACGATGCCTACATGCAGGCCTACGCGCGCCTCACCGAAGCCTGCAGCAAAACCGAATGGACCATTGTACCGGCCGATCAGAACTGGTATAAGGAATATGTGGTAGCCGGTAAAATAGCCGAAACCCTGCGCAAACTTCCGCTCCAATGGCCTGCACTGCAAAGCAGCCTGCCCGCCGTAAAACCGGCCCCGGCGGCAGGCACACAAAGCAAAAAGAAGGCAAAATGAAACGGCAGCTCATTACAGACGGCGTGCCCTGGGAAAGCCTTGCAGGCTACTCGCGCGCGGTGCGTGTAGGCAACCTTGTAGAAGTAGCCGGCACCACAGCCTTTGCCGATGGCAAGGTGGTAGCCCCCGGCGATATGTATGCACAAACACGCTTTGCGCTGCAAAAGATAGAACGCGCCCTGCAGCAGGCCGGTGCCTCGCTGGCCGATGTGGTGCGCACGCGCATGTATGTAACGGATATTTCGCGCTGGGAGGAAGCCGCGCGTGCGCATGGTGAGTTTTTTGGGGAGATACGCCCGGCCACTACGATGGTGGAGGTGAGTAAGCTGATTGATGCGGAGATGTTGGTGGAGATTGAGGCTACGGCGGTTGGGGGGGGATTTTTTGGGGTGAGGTTGTAACCGTTGAGAGCGTTTTTTTATGCGTATTTGT
The Bacteroidota bacterium genome window above contains:
- a CDS encoding polyphosphate kinase is translated as MKKQFAETRAPKNLDKEKAKQQTGKWVEEIGELQKIFHAQGKYSLLIVLQGLDASGKDGLIGKVFDAVNPLGCTVKAFKAPTPEERAHDFLWRVHQATPAAGMIQIFNRSHYEDVLVPWVEGWIDEKTLLKRYKAINNFEELLADNNTVVLKFMLNVSREEQKERLMERRTDPTKFWKHSDGDWETAKKYDAYMQAYARLTEACSKTEWTIVPADQNWYKEYVVAGKIAETLRKLPLQWPALQSSLPAVKPAPAAGTQSKKKAK
- a CDS encoding RidA family protein encodes the protein MKRQLITDGVPWESLAGYSRAVRVGNLVEVAGTTAFADGKVVAPGDMYAQTRFALQKIERALQQAGASLADVVRTRMYVTDISRWEEAARAHGEFFGEIRPATTMVEVSKLIDAEMLVEIEATAVGGGFFGVRL